From the genome of Sulfolobales archaeon:
TCCTAGGAAAGAGAATATTAGGATAGCGTCTCGAAGAATTTATGTAGATTTTCCATATGTATTTTGGGAGTTTATAGGCAATGTTCTTCCAAAGATAATTAGATCGGAAAACCCGCGGGAAACTCTTCAAAAAGAGTGGGAGCTCTTCATCTCTAATGAAAAGGTAAGAGAAATTGTGACTTTCAATGGCGCTCTTCTGGGAGCTGTATCGCTTGTTGCTACTCCATCCACCTCAAAGCTATTATTAAAGCTTAAGGTCAACTGGCCTGTATTCCTCCAATACTTAGAGAATGAGGCTCAAGAGCTGGTTTCTGAAGTGGAGAAAGATAGCTCTAGCATTATGGGTGTTTACAACTTGATTATATATAATTACTTCAAGATAGCGTTATTGATCCCGACTCCTGAGGTTTCTAGATTTAACGTTTATGAGATGGAGAAATTCAAGAAACTATTGAGAAGGCTACATGAAGAGCAGGATATTAAACGTTCCCTCCAAACAATTAGAGAAGCTATAAGGAGTATTAGAGAAAGAAGTAGAGTAAGAGCTATAGAATTGTGGATGCTCCAACTTGAGTCAGATTTCTATGGTGTGGAGAAAAGCTTTGAAAATCTGGATATTCTATCATGCTATTTCTATCTAAGAAATGCATTGGAGAACCTCGTCAGGCTAGTATTCTATAGCGATATAGCGAGGGAAATAACTAGGGAGATATTTAATAAAAAGATAAGCAGAGATATAGGTAAAAGGAAAACAGTATATTTCGACATCTATGATCAAATTTTAGGAATGTTCTTCTTCTACGATAAGACAGCGAAGAAACACTGCAGTAGAAAATGTGAAATTAATGAACTAAAAGATGAATATATAAAGAAAATTGTAGATAAGATCGCGGAGTTTCCAAGAATAATTCATAAGTCAGATTTAGAGAAAATGTTACTTACAATTGCTGAAACGCTTGACAAGGAGAGCTTGCCACGACTAAGTATAAGTAAACATATACTAAAAGAATTTCGGGAGAAATATAAAATCGATATACCAATTGAGAACTACTGGTCTGCGTGTAGTGAGATCTTGCATAATCAATCCCCTCTTCCATTCTTCTCACTACTAGAAGTAAAGGCATTTAAACACTTCCTAAGGCTATATGTTAGACGCTTCTTATCACTCATCAAGGTCATACCATCAATTATTGAAATTACTACAGAAAGAAGTTTTGAAGCCCCTGTTATAGAGCTTGAAAAATCTTCAACAATCGCCGAAGAAGTGATGGGAGAAGAAGTGGTACAAGGATTCTCCATAATAAAACAAAAACGTAGTAGAATTAATAGGAGGCTATTACTTCGAATTCTTAATTATGAGATGGAGGAAGAGATAAGGGTAGTTTTAAAATCTCTAATAAGTGAGCTAATAAGCGATGAAGACGTTATTGAAGAGAGAAAGCTGATTAAAAAGCTATATTTTGATCTCTTAACTCTAGCCTCTCTATTCCATCTTCTCTCCCCTCCTCTAAGACGTATCTACTCTGGAGAATTCGGGATCGATGATGTGGACTATCTCATCACAAAGATTCAGCCCCTTTCATATCATATTGATCTTAAAAGTGAGTTTTATACAACACTCCAAATGCTTGGGGAGAAGATTATACCTAAACTCGAACAAATTTTCCCACCATTTTCTATCTTGGATCAAGAAGTGAAAAGAGCCGTTACCTTCTACCTTCTAGCTCTAGAATTGCCTAGGCTTCTTGCCTTATAGATAGTTTTAAATAAGTCGGCTCTTTTCACTTTCGCCTTCACTTATATCCCTGAAAGAGTTCAATGAATATCTAAACATTATCTGGAGGGATTAACCCAATCAGTTTTTATAATATAATAAGGTGTGGATATGTTTAAACATGGTGTTAAGATATTATGCTGGCTGTGTTTTGTTTAATAAGTTCCCCTATTGTGTGAATAAAGATCTATCTATACTTTTTGTTATTGCTCCTAGCTTCTTCTTAAGTCTCTGCTAGTTAAGTTAGTGTTTATGATAAGGATGAGATGTAAAGCTTCGCTATGGTTTTGAAGGCTTGTAATAAAATGTTATAGGAGCTTGCTGTCTAGCATTTTAATATATTCTCTGCTTATATTAAAGATCTTTTTAAAGCTCTCCCCTCATTCATAGCTTTATTTAGTATCGATATACCTTAGTGTATCAGCTATAAGCTTGATCATATAGGCTGTTAATCCCATGAGCGACTCGACTTGATATAGTGTTGGTGCTGGCTTAGGTGCTAGATGGGGTTGCGTGGGTGTGGGGCCTCTTGTTGCAATATTCTTAATGTTAACAAAGATCTCCTTTATAAGCCTAGCCATCTCTTCATTACCTTGGAAGAGCTCTACAAGCTTATCATCAACCAGGGTACACCCCCTATCCTGTGTTTCACTAGCTATACCTAGGGGCTTTAATGCCTCGCAAACCTCTATGAGGGCATTTCTAAGGGCTGTTAGTGGTGGGCCTATATCGAGTGTCTCGTATATGGCTTCTCTGGCCTTCTTCAATGATTCTATAGCGTTGCTGAAATGCTGTAGAGCCTCATCTGAGATTAAAGGGGGCTTGGGTATTGGAAGCTCCAATAATATGTAACTTCCTAACCCTAGTACTGGTAGGAAATCTTTGATCCATCTAGGACCCTCGATCGTAATCTGTGTTTCAAATTCACTACTCTCTACACTTAATAAATGTTCCCCAGCTTTCAGCATCACTGCATCGGCCGGGAGTCCAAGTCTCGAAGAAGAACCCTCTCCAACTCTATATATATAGTCCTTGTGGTAAACCCTGCTGAAGAGCTTTAAAAACCTTAGCTTAAGCTTTAACTCTACTTTCTGATATTTGTTCGCTTTTCTTCTCTCTTCGATATAGTTGATCGATTTAGCGTCTAAGAACGCTCTATACTTGAGATTCAAAATAAGCTGGATGTAGTCTTGATATTTTTCAAAAAGATCCACTATTATAGTAGGAGCTGCGATAGATCCTTTGCTTGTGAAGGTAGTTGTCTCGAGAATAGCTTGGGCTAATATCTTCCCGTCATCTGAATATAGTCTACCATCTATAGGTATGTAGATCTCTGCACCCGTGATTATTCCCTCAATTTGTATATCGAACATGAGACAAGGTACTATAGTATCTCTACAGACATCCACAACATAGGTAATCTTAGGAGCTGGTTGTCCCAAGTTAACCACCTAGCTAGCTCCTAATTAATTTTAATTCATAATGCTTTATTTAGTCATTAATTTCAATGATAGGATAAGGGGGTTGGTCTAGCTATGAACCATTAATCTATGCGGTGATTAAGTTTAAATAGACCTAATGTGTGATGTGTAGAGTATGGATTCTAATTGAATATTGTGATGGAGACTTAGTAAGGCTTGTATAGCTATTTTAAAATGTATTTGAAATATATTTGGGGATGCTGTGCTGGGGTTGATGCCTACATGGATTTTTGATATTTTTAAGGGGTGCCATGGAGGTATGGGAGAGGGTATGCTTATATTGCTGAGTGATGATATTGCTGATCTAGGGGTTATATGGTCTTGTGATACTATATTTATGGGGCTAGGAAGGGGTGTTATGGGTTCTTGATGGTGATCTTGCTATGGGTGAGATTTCGCTGACCAAGATAATTGATCTTGTTAATGTGCTTAGGCAGAAGATCGAGAGGTATAGGGTTGAGCTATCCTCTAATGAGATGCTTACCCGCTACGTCCTTATAGATCCGTTTTTGAGGGCTCTTGGCTGGGATTTAGATGATCCGGAGCAAGTGGTTCCTGAGCCCCGTGTTGAGGGTGAGAGGCCTGACTATGCTCTTAAGATCGCTGGGAAGATAGTTGCCTTCATAGAGGCCAAGCCTCTCGGTGGGATAACGGATGAGGCTGTGAAGGAGAAGCTGAAGTATTCATTCGATGCGGGGGTTAGATATACTATAATCACCGATGGTGACACGTGGATCGTCTTTGACGCCTTTAAGCAGGTTCCTTGGAAGGAGAAGAAGATCTCTGAGTGGAGCATCACAGGTGAAAAACCCTCAGATATAGCGATTAAATCCCTAATCATAGCCAACATAGCAAGCTTCGGAGAGAAAATCCAAGGACCAGCAATAGCTCCAGAGACCTCTAAGCCCCCTCCAAGCCCTATGCAAGGCGGGTATAGCGTGGAGAAGGTTATGGGACCATTAACCAAGCCTCTAGCTAAACAATTAGTGCTTAAGATACTAGCTAGTGCGAGAAAACCCCTCGGAAGGAAAGAGATCGTTGAGGAAGTCAGTAAAATGATTGAGCTAACACCTCAAGATCTTGAGAGAACCAAGTGGGGCTTGGCTAGATGGGAAGCAGAGGTAAGGTGGGCAGTAACCGAATTAAAAGGGGAGGGGCTGATCAAGAGTATAGCCAGGAACCAATGGATCATAACGGAGAAGGGGCTTGAAAAATTGAAAAAAGAAGAAGTATAGGGAGCAAATAGCCCAGTACTTCAAAGAATAAGATTAGCCTCAATAGCTCTGGTGAGGGATTCGTTTCGGAGAGAGTCATTAATATTTTATTTATAGTTACAGGAAGCTGCAAGCCAAATCTTCGGGAGAGGATGAGGGTTTTAACAGAACACCATTAAACAAACATTAGACTTACAGCTGGAAAGCCTCGCTTTCAGGATGAGGAGCGGTAATACCTTTATCCATGGGTTTGGGTTTCTGTAGGAGGGTTGCTCTTGGATGTGGGGTTTGTTTATATGTGAGTATCAACCTTGTAGGGCTTGGAATAGATTTATTAATCCTATGATATGTATTATGTTCTGGATGGTGTGTCTTAGTTGTTATCTGATATTATACTCTATATAGTTTCCCGCTTCCCAAGGGGTGTTGGGCGTACGCGTTTGATGAAGCTTCTATTCTTGGTTGATGCTATATCTTCTAAGGAGCTTGGGCACAGGGTTACTGGGGTTGAGTGGAAGCGATGGCTCTTCGGCCCCTTCTCGAGGGAGGTTCTCGATGCTCTCGATACTCTGGTTAGATCGGAACGTCTATATGTTGATGCCGGGCCCGAGGTGAGGTATATAGCCTTGGGCGAGCCACCATCTCTTCCCGAGGATGTGAGGGGAGTTGTAGATAAGGTGGTTAGGGAGTATGGTTTCATGCCTTTGAAGATGCTTCTTACAAGGGTATATGAGGAGTATAGCATAGAGAGCCTAGGCATGGGTGAGAAGATAGCATTTGACTGGTATGGAGAGATCTTCGAGCTTGCTAGGAGCGTGGATAAGGATCGAGATAGCGTTATCGAGCTAGTGGGCAGGCTATATGATGAGTATAGAGAAGCATTCGAAATGCTACCAAAGGAGATGCTAGCCCTCTACGCCATAGCTGTAAGGCATCTCTCAACATATGATGTCAAACATCTCAACAGGCTAACAAAGGATCTACTAGATCTACTGGAGGAGATGAATAAATACACATCATCGAGAGAACCGCTACCAACAGATATCAAGAATAGGGCAAAGAATCTATATACCGAGATCCTCAACATAGCAGCAGAGGCTATTAGGGGCTAGCAATGCTTGAATACCATATACCTCGACTCATATTACTTTTATTCCCCCAAAACACGTGTCTACAGACTTAAACAGAAACTACCCGAAAGACTTCAAAGCTATAAACTCTTATACATGGGATTTTCGAGTCATAAGTATTTTTTACATCAGCTTATACGAACATTGTACAGTAGTGAAATAACTAGTATTCCTCATCTCTACCGTGAATACGAAGAGCCTAAACCCAGTAGGTTTATTCAGGGGCTTTTAAATGTTACGAGGAGAGTGTTATCAGGAAGATCCCGGAGCATGTATATAAGCCTAGAGAGGCTTATAGAGATCTCTAACGATGAGGAGAAAGCCTCTCTGATGGACTTTATCATCTTCTTTCTTAGATACCCAAATGCTGAGGATGTGATACAAAGAGAGGGATGTGATCCTAGTCCTCGAATATCGTTAGATCGTAATGTAGCATTAGCTCTATATGATATGGTTACAAAGATCGACAAAGTCATTGAGCTTATTAAAAAGCATGTCGATCTCTATAAGATATATGAGAGGTATATGCTATGTTTAACCAGTAGAATCCTCGGCTTAAAATTCCCCAGAGACATTATCCAGCCTAGCATACCTGAGCCTAGTATCGATTATACATGTATAGAGTGTCAAGACATATGTGAAGGCAAGCATATAGACGATGTTAAAA
Proteins encoded in this window:
- a CDS encoding winged helix-turn-helix domain-containing protein gives rise to the protein MGEISLTKIIDLVNVLRQKIERYRVELSSNEMLTRYVLIDPFLRALGWDLDDPEQVVPEPRVEGERPDYALKIAGKIVAFIEAKPLGGITDEAVKEKLKYSFDAGVRYTIITDGDTWIVFDAFKQVPWKEKKISEWSITGEKPSDIAIKSLIIANIASFGEKIQGPAIAPETSKPPPSPMQGGYSVEKVMGPLTKPLAKQLVLKILASARKPLGRKEIVEEVSKMIELTPQDLERTKWGLARWEAEVRWAVTELKGEGLIKSIARNQWIITEKGLEKLKKEEV
- a CDS encoding Panacea domain-containing protein; the encoded protein is MLSDIILYIVSRFPRGVGRTRLMKLLFLVDAISSKELGHRVTGVEWKRWLFGPFSREVLDALDTLVRSERLYVDAGPEVRYIALGEPPSLPEDVRGVVDKVVREYGFMPLKMLLTRVYEEYSIESLGMGEKIAFDWYGEIFELARSVDKDRDSVIELVGRLYDEYREAFEMLPKEMLALYAIAVRHLSTYDVKHLNRLTKDLLDLLEEMNKYTSSREPLPTDIKNRAKNLYTEILNIAAEAIRG